Below is a genomic region from Miniphocaeibacter halophilus.
GCAGTTTCCCTATCCCTTGTTTCTCCAACTAGAATTATTTCCGGATCCTGACGAAGTATGGACTTTAAAGTATTTGAAAAACCTATCCCTGCTGCTTCATTTATTTGAATTTGATTAACCCCATCTATTTTAAATTCAACAGGATCTTCTACAGTAATAATATTAATGTCCTCTTTATTTAGTTCTTTAATAACAGAATATAATGTCGTGCTTTTACCACAACCGGTTGGCCCTGTTAAATAGATTAATCCATTTTCTACATTGGAAATATTTCTTATTAAAGATATATCCTCCTTACTAATTCCTAATTTATCTAAACTAACATTAGCCTCATCTTTATTTAAAATCCTTAAAACTATTTTTTCTCCATATATGGTTAAAATAGTAGATACTCTAATATCAACATCCCTGTTAGTAAGGCTGTATTTAAAACCTCCATCTTGTGGAATTCTCTTTTCTGCTACATTTAATTTTGACATAATTTTAATTCTTGTTGTAATTTTAGATATTTCTTTTAAATCGTAACTTTTTGTTGTAAATAATTTTCCATCAACCCTGTATCTAATACGAACTTTATCCTTTAAAGGTTCAATATGTATATCTGAAGCATTTTGTTTAATTGCATTGTTTATTAAATCATTTATCTCTTCTACAATATTAATTTCTTCTTTGGATTCTAAAATCTTTTTTGAAAACATTTTTCCTCCTAATAAAAAGTAAAAAACACAAAAGCCTTTTAATATAATACTATCACAATAAAAGGAAAGCTTTGTGTTTTTATTTTAAATATTTAATTACTTGAAGGAAGTACAGAACCTATTGCACCTGCAATATTACTTAAAGGCATAGACTGTAATATAACTCTACCTGGTCCAGTTACAATTGTATTAAAAAGACCTTCTCCGCCAAACAAAATATTTTTCACTCCCGGTACGGATTTCACCTCTAAACTACAGGTTGAATCCATAGTGGCTAAATGACCTGTATCTACAACAATAGATTGTCCTTCTTCTAGTGTATATTCTATTGCATGACCATCAATTTCAATAAAGGCCAATCCTTCACCTGAAAGTCTTTGCATTATAAAACCCTCACCGCCAAAAAATCCACCAGATATTTTCTTGTTAAAGAACACTGAAAGTTCTACTCCTTCTTCACAAGCCAAAAAAGCTCTTTTTTGTGCAATTATATCTTTATTTTGAGAAATATTAAATGTCATAATACTTCCTGGAAAACTTGATGCAAAAGCTATCATTCCCGGACCATTTTTAGCAGTATATCTATTTTGAAACATCTTTTCTCCGGAAAACATTCTTCCAAAGGCTTTTCCAACTCCCCCTCTAGTAGTTGTTTCCATTTTCATATTAGGTGACATCCAGCTCATACCACCACCTTCAGAAATTACACTTTCACCATCTTCCAAATTACATACAACTACCGGTAAATTATCACCTAAAATTTCATATTCCATAAGACTCTCCCTTTTTTAATTTATATTTATATTATTTTTCACAAATAAATAGATTATGATTTGAAATTCCCTGCATTTCTGGTTTTTTACAAATATAAAAATGATATTCTAACCATTTATTAAATTCTTCTTCAGTAAATTCATTAATTTCATTTACAAATAATTCCATAACTCCATCCTGTGCTATTATATTTAAAAGCTTAAGATTTGAATCTAAGACCATTTCCTTAAATTCGTCTATTGTGTGAAATACAAAGGGAATGTTCTTTAACTTGAAATCCTTTTGGTAAAATTTATCTTCTGTTAAATGCCTTGGACCTCTGTAAATAAAGGTTTCAGTAATATTTACCATGTCGTTATTAATAATGGAAATAAATATTTTCCCCTCTTCTTTTATTACTCTTTTACATTCCTTTAATAATTCTAATCTTTCATTATAATCTTCCATATGGTACATTGGTCCAAAGCAAAAAATTATATCCATAGAATCGTCTGGTAGAGTTTTCATATAGGATAAGGCATCTGAATTAACGACTTTTATTTTTTCCTTTGATTTTTCATTAATAATGTTACAATGTTTTTCAACTAATTCTACAGCGGTAACTTCATGACCAAGTTTATTAAAATAAAGACTATAAATACCTGTACCTGCCCCTAGGTCTAAAATATTATCAGAGTACTTTAAATATTTTTTTATGTATTTTACCGTTGTTAAAAATTCTATACTTCCAGACTTGTTACTTAGTCTCTTATCCTCATCAAAAGCATCATATATCCTATTAATTTTTTCCTGTTCATCCTCTACTTTACAAATACTGTCAAAATCCATTTCCATTTTCCATTTCCTCCTACCCTAAAACTTATTTAAACACCTCTATTCTATACTATTTCATTTTTATTATCTATGTGTTAACTTTTAGTTAAATTATTATATTAAAAGTTAATTTTATTTCAATTGTAAAAGATTCTCTTCGTTGATAAGATTATATTAACAAATAGCTATTTGATTTTAGGAGGTTCAAGATGAAAATTAATGAAATTATTAGAAGTAAAAGAATAGAAAAAGGACTTACCCAAGAACAAGTAGCTAATATTTTAAATATTTCTACTCCAGCAGTAAATAAATGGGAAAGTGGAATAAGTCATCCTGACATTACCCTACTTCCAGCCTTAGGTAGACTACTTGGAGTGGATATGAATACCTTACTTTCCTTTAAGGATAGTTTAACAGAAGAAGAAATTATCATTTTAGGAAATGAAATAATGCAAGTAATTGACAAGGAAGGATTTGACAAGGGCTATGAAATGGCAATGGATAAAATTTCAGAATATCCTAATAGTGAACTACTATTATTTAATTTAATACTTATGTTAAAAGGTGCATTAATGAGTTATCCTAATGAAAATTCCAAAAAATATGAAGTAGAACTGGATAATTTGTTATATAAGCTAATTAATAGTAAGGATATACAAATTAGAGAAATAGTATATGCAATGTTAATTCCAAAATATATAGACAATGATGAATTAGAAAAAGCTGAGGAATTAATAAACAAACTCCATACTGAAAACCCTTCAGTTAATAAGACAATATTACAAACTGAACTCTATGTAAAACAAAAAAACTATAACAAGGCCTTAATAACACTGGAGTCTAAAATCTACTACACGGCCATGAATCTACAATTGTATATTTCTTCACTAATGAAAATTTCCGCCTTACAAAATAACATGGAAGATGCAAATTACTTTGCTAAACTCGCTGATAAATTAATGGAGCTTTTGGAAATGCCAAATAGCTGTATGAAATCAGGCTTTTTAGAACTGGCAATGGAAGAAAAAAACATTGAAAAAACTTTAGAATATTTAAACTCTTTAGTTACTTTAGGCAGTGAAATCATCGACTTCAAAAACTCCAGACTATATAAAAATATACCGATAAAAGAGAATTACAATAGTAAGGAATTTAGGAATATATTTTTAAATGCCATGTTAAATGAATTAAAAACTTCAAAAGAATATGATTTTTTAAGAAATAGTATAGAATTTGATGAATTAATAAATAAATATGAAGAGGAATTAGAAAAACTGGAAAGTAGCAATTAAGGCTACTTTCTTTTCCTTTTAAATTTTATAAGACCTTTTGGTAGGCTACTCTTAAATCACCATTTCTTAGGAAAATTCTCCCACATTCTAAAAATCCATTTTTCTCTAAAAAATTCCTCATTTTAAAATTATCTTCATGGGTATCAATTCTAATATTATAAATACCTTTTGAAAGGCATATTTTTTCAATTTTCCTTAACATTTTTCCGGCATTGCCTTCTTGTCTATAATTAACATTTACAGCAAAACGGTGTATTGTACAATACTCCTCTTCATTTAACCAGTTACCATTAAAAATCAAATCGTAGGTTTTTTCTCCATCGAAAATAATAGCTGCCGTACCTTTTATTTCTCCCTTTTCCTCTAATACATAGGAATATTCCATTTCCATATCCTTAATTAAAGTGGATTTGTTAGGTCCTTCATTTTGCCACTGGTCTACACCATCAGTTTTTAACGATTCTGAAGCCATTTTATATATTTCTAAAACACTGTCTACATCCTTTGCATTTGTATATCTTAACATATTAAATCTCCTATATAATATTTAATAATATTATACAGCAAAAGAATATAAAATTTCACAAATAAAAAACACATTTCCAAGTTAATTTATTTTTCCTTAGAAATGTGTTTTGTTTTATTTTTTTATAATATTATATATAGTCAAACCTTGCAGTAAAGAATCTTAATTGTTTAGGCTCATAAACAAATTTTAAGCCTCTTATATCTTCTTTATGATTGTATAATTTAATTACTGCATCAGCCACAACATCCATATGTTTATAGGTATAAACCCTTCTTGGAATAGTAAGTCTAACAGTTTCCAATTTTGGTTTATGGTTTTCACCGGTCTTAATATCTCTACCGGCAGACACAATTCCTCTTTCCATTGATCTTACACCGGATTCTAAAAATAACTCATTTGCCAAGGCTTGTGCCGGAAATTGTTCCTGACTTAAATGAGGACAGAATCTTCTAGCATCTAAGAAAACTGCATGACCACCTACTGGCTCAACAATAGGAACACCTGCTTCTTTTAATCTTTCGCCTAAATATCTTACCTGTAAAACTCTGTATCTTATATATTCATACTGCATAGATTCTCTTAGGCCTATTGCTAAAGCTTCCATGTCCCTTCCAGCCATTCCACCATATGATGGCATACCTTCATAAACAACTACTAATTCTTTAGCATCCATAAATAATTCTTCATCGTTTAAAGCTAGGAACCCTCCAATATTTACAATACCATCTTTCTTCCCGCTCATTGTAGCTCCATCTGAATAGCTAAACATTTCGTGAACGATTTCTTTTATTGTTTTATTTTCGTAGCCTTCTTCTCTTTCTTTAATAAAATATGCGTTTTCTGCAAATCTTGTAGCATCAAAAAATACTTTTATTCCATGTTTATGACAAAGTTCTGAAACTTCTCTCATGTTTTTCATAGACACCGGTTGTCCACCAGCTAGGTTTACTGTTACTGCTAGGCAAACATAGGCAATGTTTTCAGCACCTTTTTCATCTATTAACTTTTCTAATTTACTTATATCTATATCCCCTTTAAAAGGAATATCTATTGCTGCATCATGGGCTTCATCTCTAATTACATCTACAAATATTCCACCATTATGCTCTTGATGATATCTTGTAGTAGTAAAGTACATATTTCCTGGAACATATTGTCCCGGTTTAATTGCTATAGATGATAATATATTTTCAGCACCTCTACCTTGATGGGTTGGAATAATATGTTTTACACCTAGTAGTTCCTTAACGGTTTCTTCTAAATGCTCAAAATTTCTACTTCCAGCATAGGCTTCATCTCCTAACATCATACCAGCCCATTGTCTGTCACTCATAGCATTAGTTCCACTATCTGTAAGTAAATCAATATATACATCTTTTGAAGGTATTAAAAATGTATTATAGCCTGCTTCTTTTGCCACTCTTTCTCTTTCTTCTCTGTCAACAACTGCCACTGGTTCAACCATTTTAATTTTAAACGGCTCTGCTGGATATTTTGAATAGTCCATATAAATTCCTCCTATGTAATTATAAAATCTTTTTTAATGCATAATGCATTATACTTATGTCCTTATAATATCATAAAATTTAAAATAATCAATAGATATTAATATTATAATTAATTGATTTGCATTTTCTCTAATGCTATAATTCTATATAATAAAGGATTGGAGTAAATATGATTAATAAACTTAGCTTAAATGAACAAATATATGAAGCAATAAGAAAAGATATTTTTACAAATAAAATAAAAAATGGTTCTATTCTTGTAAACAAGGATTTACAGGAACGTTTTGATGTTAGTTCCAGTCCAATTAGAGATGCAATTAATAGATTAGAACAAGATGGATTAATTTATAAAATTACTCGTGCCGGTGCTGAAGTAATAACTTTAGACTACGATAAAACAAAGGAAATTAATGAATTAATGCAAATAATTACATCCGGGTCTATTACCCTGTCTATAAAACATAAAAACAAAAAGGAACTGGATAAGAAATTAATAGAGCTTTTGAAAATTCAAAAAGAATATTTAAATACAGACAAATATTTTTATTATGACTATTGTTTTCACAAATTGTTTTTTGAATATTCCAATAATGAATTTTTAATTAAAATATATAACCAATACAATGTTTTATTTGAAATGGCTGTACGATCTTTAGATGCAATTTATAATAATGAAGCAAAAATTATTCACAGGCAACAATCTCTAGAATGCCATGAAGAAATTTCCGAAAATTTTATAGATAATAATTTAAATAAAACATTGTTATCTATAGAAAAACATTATGATCATGCAGATGAAATATTTAAAAAATACTATTAATTCTATAATTATTAGAAAATTAATAACCTAAGGAGACAAAATGGACAATACAATATCGGCTTTAGATTTAGAATTATTAATGGAAAAAAAAAAAATAAATATAATTGATGTCAGAGATGAAAATGAATTTAAAAGAGGACATATTAAAAACTCAATTAATATTCCTTTAAAGTATATTGAAGAGAAATGTATGGATTTTAAAGAAGATGAAATTTACTATATTATATGTAAAAGTGGTATGAGGTCTAGTAGGGCTTGTCAGTTCCTTTGTAATTCAAAGAATTTTAAAGCAATTAATTTAAATGGTGGAATTATGTCCTGGAAAGGTGAATTAGTTTCGGATTAAATAGAGTGGGAGGTAGATAATTATTGAATCTGTGAAATAGTTTGTGCATGAAAAACTATTTCACAGATTCTTTTACTTTACATTCTTCAGGAATATCTTTTATAATCTATTTAAAACAAATTAAATTCTTATCTATTTGAATCTTTAGAATTATACATAATCTTTTATTATTTTAACAAAAGTTTCATCACTATCTGTATTTATTAACATTTTTATTACTTCTGAATTTGCTAAAATTTTTGATAATTCAGCCAATAATTTAATATGACTATCTGTATCTTTCGCAGATAATACTATTAATAATTTAACGGGATCATTTTCTTTGCTACCAAACTCTATTTCTGGTATTAAAGTTGAAAAATGTAATGATGTAACCTTTGCTCCATCTTCTGGCCTAGCATGTGCTAATGCAACATTTTTTGTCATAACTATATAAGGTCCAAATTTTCTTACATTATTAATCATAGATGTAACATATTCTCTAGTTATATCCCCCCTATCAAGCATTTTTTTAGATGCCTTTTCTATTGCATCCTCCCAGTTTTTAGCATATATATTTATACTTACATCCTCTATACCTATATTTTTTAAAGATAACATTCATTTCTCCTACTTATTGTTTTTTTTCTTTCGTTTAATCTCCAATATACTTAACAATATAAAGGAAGCAATTATTATACCTATGCCAATTATTGGTTGTTTAAATAAAATCATCAATATCATAGCATCTATACAATCTTGTCCTACACCTGTAGAACCTACAGCTCCAAAATCAAATATCCCATATACAAATGCAGATAAAATAATTAATATAAAGCCATATACAAATCCTGATATTACAGCACCTCTACGTCCACCTGTAGCATTCCCCATTATTCCTGCTATACCTCCAGTAAAAAATCCACCTATTATAGAAACCAATGGTACTGCTTTAAATACTATAGATGAAACTAACATTGCTATTAACATACCAATTACTGAGGAAATAAAACCTATCATTAGTGAATTTGGAGCAAATCCAAATAAAGCTGGAACATCTAAAGCAGGTCTTGCACCCGGTACTAATTTATCTGATATACCCTTAAAGGCAGGCACTAATTCCCCTAAAAACAATCTTACACCTTGTAGTAACACTAAAATTCCAACAGTAAAACCTAAGGCTTTTAAAATTCCATATACTATATAATTTTGTTCACCCGCCATTTCTGAAACAACTTTTGGACCTGCACTTATAATGATGAACAAATAGAATATTAACATCACTATCGATACTGATATAGATGTATCTTTAAAAAAACTTAATGATTTTGGTAACTCAACTTCTTCAGCATCCTTATTCTTGTTTCCTAAGGCACCTCCTATATATGCAGATGCAACTACTCCAACAGTCGTTAGGTGTCCATAAGCAATATTATCTGATTTTGTAATTTTTTTAACAATTGGTTGTGCTATTGCTGGTAAAATAACCATTAACATTCCCTGTAAAATTGAACCTGCTAAAATTGTTATAGATTCATTATAATCATTTATATAAAATCCATAAGCTATAGTTACTGATAAAATCCACATCATATGCCCGGTTAAAAATATGTATTTTAATGGAGTCACTCTAGCTAAAACTACATTAACAATAAATCCTACTGCCATAATTAATGCAGAAGTTCTTGCAATTACTGGAATAGCTGTCTGCATTGCTCCAACAACAGCTTCTGATGATGTTGCAAATCCATCTAGATTAAAAACTGTTTGAAATAAGTCTACAAAAGGTGATATCTCTTGCACTATAATTGATGAACCTGCTGATAGCATAAGCATACCTAATGCAGTTTTTATTGTTCCTGAAAATACCTCGCTGGCATTCTTCTTCTGTAGTACTAATCCAATTAATGCGACAATAGCAAGAATAATTGCAGGGGTTTGTATTAATTGTAACAAAAAATCCAACATTTATTTTTCTCCTTTTTTCTCAAGTATGTTTTGTATACCTTCTTGCATTTCTTCTACATCCACAATATTATGAACAAATACAACATCTGATTCATCTTTAAAATTATCTTTAAATTCATAAGTTGTTATTAGTATATCTCTTGGCTTACCTTTTACTGTCCCCATATCCCAATGTTCAATATTTGCTTTTAATCCTAGATTTTTTAACGCTGTTTCAGCTGTCATTTTCATAATTAAACTTGAGCCCATTCCTAATCCACAAACTGTAATTATATATAACATACTTTCCTCCTTATTAATTATAGATTTTCTATTAATGAAGAATATTTTTTAATATATTGTTTATTAATTTCATCTCCTTCATCTAAGTTTGAGCTCACATATATAGGAGGCTTAAATCCATTTTCAACACAAATTTCTACTGTTCTTGCTATTATACTTTGCATAGTAAACATTCCAAGCACTGTAGATGTTCCACAAAATTTTGTCCCTAACCCATCTTTCTCTAACACAGCATCACCCTTTACACATTTTATATCGATTACAACATCTGCAACATCTGAAAGTTTTTTACCACTAGAATGTCTGGATTCTACACCTTCAGAAAAGTTCTTTGAAGTTAAAGCTATAACTTTAATATCTCTTTCCTTACATGCTAAGGCCATATCAATTACTGCAGCATTTCTTCCTGAAATTGAAACTATTATTATTGAATCGTTTTCATTTGTATTAACTAATTTTAAATATTCATCAGAAAAACCCTCTATCCTTTCTTGTAATGTAGATAATTTCGCTTTTGGAAATAAAGCTAAGTGTGGTATTAATAAAGCATTAACAGGAACCAACCCACCCGCTCTATAAAAAATTTCCATAGAAAACATTTGTGAGTGCCCACATCCATATGCATGTATTAATCTATTATTCATTATAGATTCTGCACATATTTCAGCCGCTTTTTCCACAGATTCTTTTTCCTCAATATACTGTTTTTCTAGCTGTTTCTTTACAATTTCAAAATACTTCTCATTTAACATTACATCATCCCCTATTATATTATAATTGTATATCTCATAATAACATCGTGTCGTAATGATGTTATTATGTAAGATTTTATATTTTTAATTCTACTTCAAATTCAAAACTATCACCTTTAGCCGTGATTATAGAATAACTAATAATTTTATTGTTTGAATATGATAATCTTCTTATTAATAGCCCATAATCTTGCACTTTTGCACCTAATTTTTTTGCTTCATCAACTGTTAGAGAACATGCTTTGAACCTTTCAGTTGCCCTATCTATATGTATGTTAGCTTCTTCTTCAAGAAATTTGTATAGTTGTCTACTGTTCCAATCTACTTTTAACAAATACTCATGTTCTAATTTTGAAAAATAAGTTCTTTCATACATTAATGCCTCATCACTTTCATCACACCGTAATCTTTTTAATTCAATTATTTCTTCATTTTCATTTAAAGACAACTTTTTCGCAATCTTAGGATCTTTAATAACCTCAATTCCTACAAAAACAGTTGATGTAACTTTCCCCAATTTACGCATTTCTTCTGAAAAAACATATATTTGTTTAAGATTTTGTATAATACTTCCTAACGTTACAAAAGTTCCTTTACCTTGTACTTTTCTCAATTTATTATTGCTTTCTAATTCTGAAACAGCTTTTCTTATAGTTGTGCGAGAAACTCCATATATTTTTTCTAATTCTTTTTCTGATGGAATTATACTACCTTTCTCCCATACTCCTGAATTTATCTTTTCTTCCATATCAGCTGCTACTTTTGCATATCTTGGAATTTTTAAATTTAAGTTCACCATACCTACACCTTTCTTCTACTCATAATGATGATATAACCTTTTGTTTTATTTGTCAATATGTTTTATATCTAATCAATATTAATTCCCTTATAATTTATCTTATATCTAAAGCAATATTATGTTTTTTAAACCAGTTAATAACTTCTTCTTTATATTTTATACTAAATTCTAATGTAGCATCAGACCCCTTTTTCCCCAAGGCAACTAAATAAATATTTTTATTATCATATTTTAAAATAGCTTTAGAAATATTTTTTGCTTTTAAAAACACCCTACTATAGCCCTGTATTCCATCTTTTCTAATTCCAATTTTAAAGAAACTAATTACAGAAGCCATAAATGCAATTGGCATTAATAAATAAACATCTCTTGAAAAATAATATATAACTAAGGTAAATCCCATTAGAAAAATAAAAGCAATTATTCTTTTAAGGTTAAATCTTCTTCCTGGTATTTCAATTTTAGAATTAGATATTTCTGTAATTAATACCAGTATTAAAGCAATACTGTAAATAAAAACATATTCCATATAATTTTCTCCCTTTTAGTATTTATTATTTATAGTATATCATTTTTAATATTAAAAAAAGGACCAAAAGGTCCCTTTTATCCTTGAGCTTTATAAACTATTATTCTTTTCCAGTCCATTATTACCTTGTAATAACCTGAAAGTTCCTTGTCCAGTTCTTCGTCTGATGTATCTATTCTTAAAAAGCTGTCGGGTATTCCATATAATTTACTATGGGAGGCAACTATCCAAATATTGTCCTTTCCAACTTTTCTTAATACTCTTGGACTAAGTTGTTGATTACCTCTTCCAAAAATATGTCCTTGACCACCAATTGCAGTAACTATTAATTTTACTTCCTTGTCCTTAATAAAATCATAGATTTCTCCTTCTGTTCCGTCTTTAATAACAAGTTCATTTTTATATAAAATATCTACTCCTAGTAAACTTCCCTCAAAGCCTAAATCTTTTAAAATAGCATAGGTTGTACCACCTGTCCCAAATATATAACAAGTATCTTCATTTCCGGCTTTTATACGGTCTTCTATTTCGGCTGACATTCCCTCTATTTCATCTTCACTTGAACTTCCCGGCGATTTTGAACCTTGCATTAAATTTTGTATTCTAGGAACTTGTAAATAACCATATAATTTAGCCTCTACTATGTTTTGCCTAAATTTATCTTCATCTATATCCATTACTTCGGAGTTTTCTATTTTTAAATCCTTAGGGTTTTTTATAAATTCCTTAATAACAAGACCTGCATCTTTAGGATTATTTGCATATACTGCAGAATGAATTTTAACACCTGCAGGAATACCTACACATGGAACAGAAAGTTCAACAGCATTAAATATATTTCTTGCTGTACCATCTCCACCTGCAAAAACAAGTAAATCTATATTTTCTTTAACCATTTCTTTTGCTAAATTTTCAGTATCTTCAAAGGTTGTTTTTTCTTTATTTTCTCCAACTACCTTATAGGAAAAGCCTAATTCTTTTAAAGCATTTTCTCCCATTTCTCCAAAACCTGTAATAAAAGTAACTTTATCAATATAATCTTTAATTTGATTTAAAGCTATTTTAGCTTTTTTATTAGCTTGATAAGTTCCCCCTTTTTCTAGTGCAAGTTTTTGTACTTCTTCACCGTCACTGCCTTTTAAACCAACAGATCCACCTATTCCTGCAACAGGATTTATTATTAAACCTAGTTTCATTTTCCCCTCCATAGTAATGTTACTAAAATCTATTTAAATACAATTATACATCTTTTTAACAATCTAAAACAGCTAAAACCCTCTTTTGTTCCATATTATTTTTACATACAATTTTTAAACTATTAAATAATATTATAATTATTTTTCTAGCATAGTTTATTATTATACCCAAAATTAAATATCTACACCTATATTTATAAATATTTCTTCTAAAATATCTATATCTAGTATTACTATTATATACATAAAGAAATTTTTTTATGTTGCAAAAGTCAAATATTGAAAATTTACTTGACAAAAACCAATAAAGGTATTATTATTAGCATATGCCAATAATAAAGTCTAAGAGGTGATTATGGCTAGAAAAATTAGTAATAAAATTGTAAGAGCAAAACCTCGTTACACTATGTTAAGTCCAGTAGAGGATTTTGAAATTTCTTCTGAATCTATTATTCATTTACATTTAGAGGAATGGGAAAGCTTAAGACTTGTAGATTATTTAGGTCTTTCCCAACAAGAAGCTTCAGAGTCTATGGATGTGTCACGACAAACAGTTCAAACTCTATTACAAGCAGCAAGAAAAAAGGTTTCAAGGTCAATTGTTGAATCCTTACCACTGATAATTAAAGGCGGAAATTATAGTACAGAAATAGAAAATATTGAAGGGATGAATAAAATGAAAGTAGCTATAACTTATGAAAACAACCAAGTTTTTCCTCATTTTGGAAGAACACCTAATTTTAAAATATACGAAATAGAAAATGGAAATATTATTAAACAGGAAATCGTACAAACACCTGCAAGTGGTCATGGTGCCTTAGTTGATTTCCTAGTAGAAAATAAGGTTAATACCTTAATTTGTGGAGGTATTGGCGGTGGTGCAGTAAATGCATTACAAGAAGCAGGAATTGCAATTTATTCTGGAGCTTCCGGCGAAGCAGATGCTCAGGTTAAATCCTTTATAGAAGGACAACTTCCTTTAACTGGCAAGGCGAATTGCAACCATCACCATGAACATAATCACCAACATAAACATGGTGAAGGCGGATGTCATAACCACAAACACCAACATGGTGAAGAAGGTTGTCACGGACATAATCAAAGAAAAGATAATCGCCAAGAACATCGTCATGAAAGAAGATCTGAAAGAATGCGTAATTGTAATAACAACAAATAAAGAAAAATAGTCCAACTTTAAATATGTTGGACTATTTTTTAATAATTTAAATATTTCATTGAAAATTCTTTATAATATTCTTCAAGGTCCGTATCCTTTAATAATTTTAATACATCATAAGTAATAGAATTCCAGTCAACTTCTCTAACTTGCTCTAGTTTGAATTCTTTTAATTTATTTCTTATTCTTTCATTATCAAAAGGATACAAAAATATAACATAATCCTTTTCATCTTTTATTAAACCAATATTTCTATAAATTTGGTAGTCCTTATAAAAAACTTCTTTTTCTAAATCCTTTAAATATAGACTACTATTTAATAAATCCTTGTATCTTTCTTCCCAAGCTTGGTCTTTGTCTTTCCCTTGAAAAGTTCTAAAATTTTCTTCACTATA
It encodes:
- a CDS encoding ATP-NAD kinase family protein, giving the protein MKLGLIINPVAGIGGSVGLKGSDGEEVQKLALEKGGTYQANKKAKIALNQIKDYIDKVTFITGFGEMGENALKELGFSYKVVGENKEKTTFEDTENLAKEMVKENIDLLVFAGGDGTARNIFNAVELSVPCVGIPAGVKIHSAVYANNPKDAGLVIKEFIKNPKDLKIENSEVMDIDEDKFRQNIVEAKLYGYLQVPRIQNLMQGSKSPGSSSEDEIEGMSAEIEDRIKAGNEDTCYIFGTGGTTYAILKDLGFEGSLLGVDILYKNELVIKDGTEGEIYDFIKDKEVKLIVTAIGGQGHIFGRGNQQLSPRVLRKVGKDNIWIVASHSKLYGIPDSFLRIDTSDEELDKELSGYYKVIMDWKRIIVYKAQG
- a CDS encoding NifB/NifX family molybdenum-iron cluster-binding protein produces the protein MARKISNKIVRAKPRYTMLSPVEDFEISSESIIHLHLEEWESLRLVDYLGLSQQEASESMDVSRQTVQTLLQAARKKVSRSIVESLPLIIKGGNYSTEIENIEGMNKMKVAITYENNQVFPHFGRTPNFKIYEIENGNIIKQEIVQTPASGHGALVDFLVENKVNTLICGGIGGGAVNALQEAGIAIYSGASGEADAQVKSFIEGQLPLTGKANCNHHHEHNHQHKHGEGGCHNHKHQHGEEGCHGHNQRKDNRQEHRHERRSERMRNCNNNK